One Mucilaginibacter ginkgonis genomic region harbors:
- a CDS encoding IS3 family transposase, whose protein sequence is MQKRSRGLRELCRLLGYSSQAYYQHHRSTEMRTFKQEEIIQQVMAHRRRQPRLGARKLLELIRPGIGRDAFFELLRENGLLVRRKIYRTRTTFSCHRFKKYPDLTGGLVPAAPGRLWVSDITYIRVGQGFAYLSLVTDAYSRKIIGFCLSHDLSTGSCLTALEMALSQKQPDTPLIHHSDRGTQYCSGTYTALLIKEGIGISMTQSGNPRDNAIAERVNGILKLELLNEAYKNLSGATRAVRSAINTYNNLRPHSSIDMMTPQAAHRESGPLRRRWRNYYPNHQQITEQV, encoded by the coding sequence ATGCAAAAACGCAGCCGCGGGCTGCGCGAGTTATGCAGACTGCTTGGTTACAGTTCACAAGCCTATTACCAGCATCACCGGTCCACAGAAATGCGGACTTTTAAACAAGAAGAAATCATTCAGCAAGTAATGGCACACCGTCGCCGCCAGCCGCGGCTGGGTGCAAGGAAACTGCTTGAACTGATACGGCCCGGCATAGGGCGGGATGCATTCTTTGAGCTTTTGAGAGAAAACGGCTTGCTGGTGCGCAGGAAAATATACCGTACGCGTACCACCTTTTCCTGCCACCGCTTTAAGAAATACCCCGACCTGACGGGCGGCCTGGTGCCTGCAGCGCCGGGGCGGCTGTGGGTGAGCGATATCACTTACATCCGCGTGGGGCAGGGCTTTGCTTACCTGAGCCTGGTCACGGATGCTTACAGCCGAAAGATCATTGGCTTCTGTCTGAGCCATGATCTTTCTACCGGCAGCTGCCTTACAGCACTTGAAATGGCCTTATCACAAAAGCAACCCGACACCCCGCTGATCCATCATTCGGATCGCGGCACGCAATATTGCAGCGGTACCTATACAGCACTTTTGATCAAAGAAGGCATTGGTATCAGTATGACCCAAAGCGGGAACCCGCGTGATAATGCCATTGCAGAACGTGTAAACGGTATACTTAAACTTGAACTGTTAAATGAGGCTTACAAAAACCTGAGCGGTGCAACACGTGCGGTACGCAGCGCTATAAATACTTACAACAACTTAAGGCCGCACAGCAGTATAGATATGATGACACCACAGGCAGCACACCGGGAATCCGGACCCCTCAGGCGGCGATGGCGAAACTATTATCCCAATCATCAACAAATAACAGAGCAAGTGTAA
- the fabF gene encoding beta-ketoacyl-ACP synthase II yields the protein MFKRVVVTGLGALTPIGNTTDLFWENAVAGKSGAARVSRFDPSLFRSQIACELKDFKATDYLDRHDAKRTDLFVQYAYVASDEAIKDSGFDFAKMDPFDVGVIWGSAQGGLETLEHEVTDYAKGDGHPRFNPFLIPKLLINMASGMISLRNGFMGINYSTVSACATANTAIMDAFNYIRLGKAKIIITGGSEAPISPASFGGYSSMKAMSTNNVDPQHASRPFDVHRDGFVIGEGAGALVLEDYDHAKARGAKIYAEVVGASMTADAYHMTATHPEGIGATKAMQLALQEAGVTIKDVDYLNMHATSTPVGDLSETKAILNLSKAEQTKMRISATKSMTGHLLGAAGAIEAILCLKAIEKHVIPPTINTRELDPAVDPSLNIVLKEAIDFKVDVAMSNTFGFGGHNGIAVFKKV from the coding sequence ATGTTTAAAAGAGTTGTAGTTACCGGCCTTGGTGCCTTAACCCCTATTGGTAACACCACTGATCTGTTTTGGGAGAACGCAGTTGCCGGTAAAAGTGGCGCGGCAAGGGTAAGCCGTTTTGACCCTTCGTTGTTTCGAAGCCAAATAGCCTGCGAACTGAAAGATTTTAAGGCAACTGACTATCTCGACCGCCACGATGCCAAGCGTACCGACCTGTTCGTTCAATATGCATACGTCGCTTCTGACGAGGCAATTAAAGATTCCGGGTTTGATTTTGCAAAGATGGACCCATTTGATGTGGGTGTGATCTGGGGCTCCGCGCAGGGTGGTTTAGAAACTTTGGAACATGAAGTGACCGACTATGCCAAAGGCGATGGGCACCCACGGTTCAACCCTTTTTTGATACCCAAATTGCTTATTAATATGGCTTCCGGCATGATATCGCTGCGCAACGGTTTTATGGGTATCAACTATTCTACCGTTTCGGCATGTGCTACTGCCAACACCGCTATAATGGATGCCTTCAACTATATACGGTTGGGAAAAGCCAAGATCATTATTACCGGCGGATCGGAAGCGCCTATTAGTCCGGCGTCTTTTGGCGGCTATAGTTCTATGAAGGCTATGAGTACCAACAATGTCGATCCGCAGCACGCTTCACGGCCGTTTGATGTTCACCGTGATGGTTTCGTAATCGGTGAGGGCGCGGGTGCTTTGGTCCTGGAGGATTATGACCATGCTAAAGCCCGTGGTGCAAAGATTTATGCCGAAGTTGTGGGTGCATCCATGACGGCAGACGCTTATCACATGACAGCTACACATCCCGAAGGTATCGGCGCTACGAAGGCTATGCAGCTGGCACTGCAAGAAGCAGGAGTTACCATCAAAGACGTTGATTACCTGAATATGCATGCCACTTCTACTCCTGTAGGCGACTTGTCCGAAACTAAAGCTATCCTTAACCTCTCTAAGGCAGAACAAACTAAAATGCGCATCAGCGCTACCAAATCCATGACCGGCCACTTACTTGGCGCGGCAGGTGCTATTGAGGCGATACTTTGTTTAAAGGCTATTGAAAAGCATGTAATACCGCCAACCATCAATACGCGGGAACTCGACCCGGCGGTTGACCCAAGCTTAAACATCGTACTAAAGGAAGCCATCGACTTTAAAGTTGATGTGGCCATGAGCAATACTTTCGGTTTTGGTGGCCACAATGGCATAGCGGTTTTCAAAAAAGTGTAG
- a CDS encoding secondary thiamine-phosphate synthase enzyme YjbQ, with protein MKIYQQQLSLRARSRGFHIITNDIINVLAQFEPMKAGICQVFIQHTSASLSINENADPTVRQDFEMWFNKTVRENDPDYEHDYEGADDMPAHIKAALLGSSVTIPITNGRLALGTWQGIYLCEHRNHGGSRSIVVTVWGE; from the coding sequence ATGAAGATCTACCAGCAGCAACTTTCTCTCAGGGCGCGCTCGCGCGGCTTTCATATCATTACTAACGATATAATAAACGTACTGGCGCAGTTTGAGCCAATGAAAGCCGGTATTTGCCAGGTGTTTATTCAGCATACTTCGGCTTCGTTGTCCATCAACGAAAATGCCGACCCAACAGTAAGGCAAGACTTCGAGATGTGGTTTAACAAAACCGTGCGCGAGAACGATCCCGATTACGAGCACGACTATGAAGGCGCGGACGATATGCCCGCTCATATTAAAGCAGCTTTGCTGGGCAGCTCTGTAACCATACCCATAACCAACGGCAGGTTGGCCCTGGGTACCTGGCAGGGAATCTACCTGTGCGAGCACCGCAACCATGGCGGCAGCCGCAGCATTGTAGTAACCGTTTGGGGCGAATAG
- a CDS encoding M28 family peptidase → MGNKLNLLFAAATLVTAASNVNAQTLNLGSDVKQAIEVVKADEIKADIAYLADDKLKGRGPGTGGYQMAVDYVIGRLKSMHVQPAGENGSWLQDVHIRRALTQSPVLTFNNAPLAGAFNIYPNPVTPAVKGSSQIVFAGYGISQPALGYDDYAGLDVKGKTVIIIRGTPDKFSSSVAAHVANGLTLLKAAAAHGAVGVIVASTDSVVRNPNAVATPLGSNSIMRTDGKVAVSHTYYSEQIKLYGTMSYAAAKAVFANSEKSFINVVTKFKAGEPQSFDLKGKIDFSYASTYKDILSYNIVGKITGSDAKLKNEYVVHSAHLDHLGIGRPVEGDSIYNGAHDNASGVASLLGIAKVYDNLKIKPKRSILVVMVTGEEMGDLGSGYFASHPTVPVKNIVADVNTDMPTIIAPLLSIAALGAEHSTLNKQVDEAAGYLGLSVEPDPEPKQARFTRSDQYSFVLEGIPALHIKYGSKTPDGKNNLNDFVAIWRAKYYHKPQDDINGIFDFEAGRKYAQLNFLIGYLVAQDPAKPSFNAGDIFASKQ, encoded by the coding sequence ATGGGCAATAAATTAAATTTGTTATTCGCGGCGGCGACTTTGGTGACGGCAGCAAGCAACGTCAATGCACAAACCCTTAACCTTGGCAGCGATGTAAAACAAGCAATCGAGGTTGTCAAGGCTGACGAAATAAAGGCAGACATTGCTTACCTGGCTGATGACAAGTTAAAAGGCCGCGGCCCGGGCACCGGAGGGTATCAAATGGCGGTTGATTATGTGATCGGCCGCTTAAAATCCATGCATGTTCAGCCGGCCGGCGAGAATGGCTCCTGGCTGCAGGACGTGCACATTCGCCGCGCATTGACACAATCGCCTGTTTTGACTTTCAACAACGCGCCCCTCGCAGGTGCTTTTAATATTTACCCTAACCCCGTTACACCTGCGGTAAAAGGCTCCTCACAGATCGTATTCGCAGGTTACGGCATAAGTCAGCCCGCATTAGGGTATGACGATTATGCCGGACTTGATGTAAAAGGCAAAACGGTGATCATCATCCGCGGCACGCCCGATAAGTTTTCTTCATCGGTAGCTGCACACGTTGCCAACGGGCTGACCTTACTGAAAGCGGCAGCGGCGCATGGCGCGGTTGGGGTGATAGTTGCATCTACCGATTCTGTAGTCCGTAATCCTAACGCGGTTGCCACCCCGCTCGGCTCTAACAGCATCATGCGTACAGACGGTAAAGTCGCGGTATCGCATACCTATTATTCAGAGCAGATAAAACTTTACGGCACTATGAGCTACGCCGCTGCCAAAGCTGTATTTGCTAATTCCGAAAAATCATTTATTAATGTAGTCACCAAATTCAAAGCAGGTGAACCGCAATCTTTCGACTTGAAAGGCAAGATCGATTTTAGCTATGCATCAACTTACAAAGACATCCTGAGCTATAACATTGTTGGTAAAATAACCGGTAGCGACGCTAAACTGAAAAATGAATACGTTGTGCACAGCGCGCATCTGGACCACCTGGGCATCGGCCGACCTGTTGAGGGCGATTCCATTTACAATGGCGCGCACGATAATGCGTCGGGTGTGGCAAGCTTGTTGGGTATTGCAAAGGTTTATGATAACCTGAAGATAAAACCCAAACGTTCTATTTTGGTGGTAATGGTGACTGGCGAAGAAATGGGCGACCTGGGCTCGGGCTACTTTGCAAGCCACCCAACCGTTCCGGTGAAAAATATCGTTGCCGACGTTAATACCGACATGCCAACCATCATTGCCCCGTTGCTATCCATAGCAGCCTTGGGTGCAGAACATTCCACCTTGAATAAGCAGGTTGATGAAGCCGCCGGATATTTAGGATTAAGTGTCGAGCCCGATCCCGAGCCAAAACAGGCACGCTTTACCCGCAGTGACCAGTACAGCTTTGTACTGGAAGGCATCCCTGCCCTGCATATCAAATACGGCAGCAAAACCCCCGACGGCAAAAACAACCTGAATGATTTTGTAGCGATATGGCGTGCTAAGTACTACCACAAACCGCAGGACGATATCAACGGCATATTTGATTTTGAGGCCGGCAGAAAGTACGCTCAGCTAAACTTTTTGATAGGTTACCTAGTGGCCCAAGACCCAGCCAAACCAAGTTTTAACGCCGGTGATATTTTCGCATCCAAGCAGTAA
- a CDS encoding DUF5060 domain-containing protein, with amino-acid sequence MKIFKYYITLILVALCAAKVSGQVLSITPVSASARQYAKIEFNIKLIADWQNPYLQNDIALDMLLRSPSGKEIVLPCYYESGMSGKPSLWKARFAPREAGKYTYGIRLRGLNTKESQSITHSFIVAPSKRSGFLHPNDNWTFKFDNGKRFRGIGENIGWESRTSDDSKFFSKLHQSPRYNYDYMLKSLAKHGGNFFRTWISRWNLPIDWHDNFNNSRYTASDKYFNPSAVKRMDRLVNLSDSLGVYMMLTLGMGAYEIKDGGFSPTAADFFVNPKSKERYKDRLRYIIARWGYSTNIAAWELFNEVDNVQFGDKDKPISADSIVAWHDEMSTYIKSIDPYRHMVTTSISHRDLKGLNTLRNIDFNQKHIYKNTAGIPKAITEYEALYKKPYVIGEYGYEWDWSKNFDDFAPHMDDDFKRGLWYGLFSPTPILPLSWWWEYFDNRGTDKYFSKIREVNNWIFKNNAPLKQSTVNTTMTDVYTTAIKCGREYFVYVYNAGNNGITGTVTLAAQLSSLSPGSVYEPEGEILEMLPPLKSVDGKTDIYVENLAAHTDRIFILR; translated from the coding sequence ATGAAAATATTTAAGTACTATATCACGCTAATTTTAGTTGCACTATGCGCTGCAAAAGTAAGCGGGCAGGTCCTTTCCATTACCCCTGTTAGTGCATCTGCACGTCAATACGCCAAGATAGAATTCAACATTAAGCTGATAGCAGACTGGCAAAATCCCTATTTGCAAAATGATATTGCATTGGATATGCTGCTGCGAAGCCCATCGGGCAAAGAGATCGTACTGCCGTGTTATTACGAAAGCGGGATGAGCGGCAAACCTTCTTTGTGGAAGGCACGCTTTGCACCACGGGAGGCCGGCAAGTACACTTACGGCATCAGATTAAGAGGTCTTAACACGAAGGAAAGCCAATCAATTACGCACTCGTTTATTGTTGCTCCATCTAAACGCTCCGGCTTCCTGCACCCAAATGACAACTGGACATTCAAATTTGATAATGGCAAAAGGTTTCGCGGCATTGGCGAAAATATCGGTTGGGAATCTCGTACAAGTGATGATTCAAAGTTTTTCAGCAAGTTGCACCAGTCGCCCAGGTACAATTATGATTATATGCTTAAGTCGCTGGCAAAGCATGGCGGCAACTTTTTTCGTACCTGGATCAGCCGTTGGAACCTGCCAATAGACTGGCATGACAACTTTAATAATAGCAGATATACTGCTTCTGACAAATATTTCAATCCAAGTGCTGTTAAGCGGATGGACAGGCTGGTGAACCTATCAGACTCGCTTGGTGTCTACATGATGCTGACACTTGGGATGGGCGCTTATGAGATTAAAGACGGCGGATTTTCGCCAACGGCTGCCGACTTTTTTGTGAATCCAAAATCTAAAGAAAGGTATAAAGACCGACTGCGTTATATCATTGCACGTTGGGGTTACAGTACCAACATTGCCGCGTGGGAATTATTTAACGAGGTAGACAATGTGCAGTTTGGCGATAAAGATAAGCCGATAAGTGCTGATTCGATAGTCGCCTGGCATGACGAGATGAGCACATACATCAAAAGCATAGATCCTTACCGGCATATGGTCACCACCAGTATATCGCATCGCGATTTAAAAGGATTAAACACGTTGCGCAACATCGATTTTAACCAAAAGCACATTTATAAAAATACGGCAGGCATTCCAAAGGCTATTACTGAATACGAAGCATTATACAAAAAGCCTTATGTTATAGGTGAGTATGGCTATGAATGGGATTGGAGCAAAAACTTTGATGATTTTGCCCCGCATATGGACGATGATTTTAAACGCGGCTTGTGGTACGGCTTATTTTCGCCAACGCCGATATTGCCTCTGAGCTGGTGGTGGGAATATTTTGACAACCGGGGCACAGATAAATACTTTTCTAAAATTAGGGAGGTAAATAATTGGATATTTAAAAATAATGCTCCGCTTAAACAGTCTACTGTAAACACTACCATGACGGATGTTTACACAACGGCGATCAAATGTGGGAGGGAATATTTTGTGTACGTTTATAATGCCGGTAACAACGGGATAACGGGCACCGTAACCCTGGCTGCTCAACTGTCATCGCTATCGCCGGGATCTGTGTATGAACCTGAAGGAGAGATTCTCGAAATGCTTCCCCCATTAAAGAGCGTCGATGGTAAAACGGATATTTACGTTGAAAACCTCGCAGCTCACACCGACAGAATTTTTATTTTGCGATAA
- a CDS encoding serine hydrolase domain-containing protein produces the protein MLKRLLFTSFILGALSASAQKQVKLNDYFPAPGNWQQKTPLQSGLDDQAIQGAIKFALSSEAKSSHDGVLAQYQSFGKEPMSEAVGPLTDRTGANGVIIYKGYLIGQWGDPNKVDIVNSVTKSMLSTVIGVAVDRGLIRATTDTVAAYVPFVELYSPWASNGSESNQNDIIYPFASAHNRKLTWEVMLRQTSDWEGTLWGKPDWADRPQGDIEDYKNRKRNEPGSTWKYNDVRVNALALAATNVWRRPLPQVLKETIMDPIGASTTWRWYGYRNSWIVLDGFAVQSVSGGGHWGGGVFINALDMARFGLLTMHSGNWKGKQLISRQWVDQALTPTKANTGYGYMNWFLNTDKKMLPSAPEKAWAHIGNGTNMIYCDPEHDLVIVARWIDNKAMDELVKRVLSAIGQ, from the coding sequence ATGCTTAAACGTTTACTTTTTACATCTTTCATTTTAGGCGCGCTTTCGGCATCGGCGCAAAAGCAAGTTAAGCTTAACGACTATTTCCCCGCCCCGGGCAACTGGCAGCAGAAAACGCCCCTGCAATCCGGCCTTGACGATCAGGCGATACAGGGTGCTATAAAATTTGCTTTGAGCAGCGAAGCCAAATCATCTCACGACGGTGTACTGGCGCAATATCAAAGTTTTGGCAAGGAGCCCATGAGCGAAGCTGTAGGCCCGCTCACAGACCGTACCGGTGCTAACGGCGTGATCATTTATAAAGGTTATCTGATTGGCCAGTGGGGCGACCCGAATAAGGTGGACATTGTAAACAGTGTCACCAAAAGCATGCTGTCGACAGTTATAGGCGTAGCGGTTGACCGAGGCCTTATCCGCGCTACTACTGATACAGTTGCCGCTTACGTGCCATTTGTAGAACTTTATTCACCCTGGGCAAGCAACGGCTCTGAAAGTAATCAGAACGACATCATCTACCCCTTTGCGTCTGCACATAACCGCAAACTTACCTGGGAAGTAATGCTGCGCCAGACCAGCGATTGGGAAGGTACACTTTGGGGCAAACCAGACTGGGCCGACCGTCCGCAGGGAGACATTGAAGATTACAAGAACCGCAAACGTAACGAACCGGGCAGTACCTGGAAATATAACGATGTACGTGTAAACGCTTTGGCGCTTGCTGCCACCAACGTATGGCGCAGGCCATTGCCTCAGGTTCTTAAAGAAACCATTATGGACCCGATCGGCGCGTCAACTACCTGGCGTTGGTACGGTTACCGCAACTCGTGGATAGTGTTAGATGGTTTTGCAGTGCAATCTGTTAGCGGCGGCGGTCATTGGGGCGGCGGTGTGTTTATCAACGCTTTAGATATGGCCCGTTTTGGTTTGTTGACGATGCACTCGGGAAATTGGAAAGGAAAACAGTTGATAAGCCGCCAATGGGTAGACCAGGCACTTACACCTACCAAAGCCAACACCGGCTACGGTTATATGAACTGGTTTTTAAACACCGACAAAAAGATGCTGCCATCGGCGCCCGAAAAAGCGTGGGCACACATTGGCAACGGCACTAACATGATCTATTGCGACCCCGAACATGATCTGGTAATAGTTGCCCGCTGGATAGATAACAAAGCAATGGATGAGCTGGTTAAACGTGTTTTGAGCGCTATTGGGCAATAG
- a CDS encoding RNA polymerase sigma factor, protein MAAKEAAFKQIFEANSKKIYHLCYGYTGDDDAANDLLQDTFLKVWQNLDKFRNQAQISTWIYRIAVNTCLTYLRSEKRQAKDELTPLIAETRREELSEKNEQVALLYKCISKLEETERIIITMVLDELPYPEIADISGISEGNLRVKIHRIKQKLTDLYNQYERI, encoded by the coding sequence GTGGCCGCTAAAGAAGCAGCTTTTAAACAAATATTTGAGGCTAACTCAAAAAAGATTTACCACTTGTGCTACGGTTATACCGGCGACGATGACGCTGCTAATGACCTGCTGCAGGATACGTTTTTAAAAGTTTGGCAAAACCTGGATAAGTTTCGCAACCAGGCGCAAATTTCTACCTGGATATACCGTATAGCGGTAAATACCTGCCTTACTTATTTGCGCAGCGAAAAACGCCAGGCCAAAGACGAATTGACCCCATTAATAGCCGAGACCCGTCGCGAGGAGTTATCTGAAAAGAATGAACAGGTAGCCTTGTTGTACAAGTGCATATCTAAATTAGAAGAGACAGAAAGGATCATTATTACCATGGTATTGGACGAATTACCATACCCCGAAATCGCTGACATCTCGGGCATATCTGAGGGCAACCTGCGGGTTAAGATTCATCGTATTAAACAAAAACTAACCGACCTATATAATCAGTATGAAAGAATTTGA
- a CDS encoding dicarboxylate/amino acid:cation symporter, translating to MGRNKLTLFIFIALIAGIFVGSVYNVKVVDQLNIKISQADKQIKAADVRLVEVKDTTTAEFKALKLQKADLQKAKKKADTEREDKLTGFSVLSDIFLRLIKMVVAPLVFTTLVVGVAKVGDAGSVGRIGGKTMLWFISATLVSLLLGMLLVNFFRPGEAMHLPLPDSHLGTDIKAAAISLRDFISHVFPRSFIESMANNEILQIVIFALFFGVATGAIGEKGHIVVEFMDSAAHVILKITGYVMKLAPIAVFGAITVVVAKQGLSILSTYAIFIGEFYTSLLILWVVIIAAGFIILNKRAFRLVNNIKDAMLVAFSTSTSEAAYPRVLIELERFGCSNKIVSFVLPLGYSFNLDGSMMYMTFASLFLAQSYGIHLSFVQQLTMLLILMLTSKGVAGVPRASLVVIAGTIAMFGIPEAGLGLLIGIDPLLDMGRSATNVLGNAMATAVVSKWEGELGEEQPMVEEE from the coding sequence ATGGGCCGAAACAAACTTACCCTCTTCATATTCATAGCGCTTATTGCCGGCATCTTCGTAGGCTCTGTTTATAACGTAAAAGTTGTAGATCAGCTTAACATTAAGATAAGCCAGGCAGATAAGCAGATCAAAGCTGCCGACGTGAGGCTGGTAGAAGTGAAGGACACCACCACTGCCGAATTTAAGGCTCTCAAACTTCAAAAAGCCGACCTGCAAAAAGCTAAAAAGAAAGCTGATACCGAACGCGAAGATAAACTGACCGGATTTAGCGTGCTGAGTGATATTTTTCTGCGGCTCATTAAAATGGTGGTCGCGCCGCTGGTGTTTACCACGCTTGTGGTAGGTGTGGCCAAGGTTGGCGATGCAGGTTCTGTTGGACGTATCGGTGGTAAAACTATGCTTTGGTTTATCAGTGCTACGCTGGTTTCGCTGCTTCTGGGTATGCTTTTGGTTAATTTCTTCCGCCCGGGCGAGGCGATGCATTTACCGCTACCCGACAGTCATTTAGGAACGGATATAAAGGCGGCTGCTATTTCCCTGCGCGACTTTATCAGTCATGTTTTTCCGCGTAGTTTCATCGAATCGATGGCTAATAACGAGATCTTGCAGATTGTGATCTTCGCGTTATTCTTCGGCGTAGCTACCGGCGCGATAGGCGAGAAAGGGCATATTGTTGTCGAGTTTATGGACTCGGCTGCCCACGTTATCTTAAAGATCACAGGTTACGTAATGAAGCTGGCGCCAATAGCGGTTTTCGGCGCCATAACCGTAGTGGTTGCAAAACAGGGGTTAAGTATTTTATCTACCTACGCCATTTTCATTGGGGAGTTTTACACGTCGCTGCTAATACTTTGGGTGGTGATCATCGCGGCAGGCTTTATTATCCTCAACAAGCGCGCGTTCCGCCTGGTGAATAATATTAAAGATGCCATGCTGGTAGCTTTCAGTACATCAACCAGTGAGGCGGCTTACCCACGTGTTCTTATTGAATTAGAGCGCTTTGGATGCAGTAACAAGATCGTGAGCTTCGTTTTGCCGTTAGGTTATTCATTTAATCTTGATGGCTCCATGATGTACATGACCTTTGCTTCCCTGTTTCTTGCGCAGTCATACGGTATTCATTTAAGTTTTGTGCAGCAGCTAACCATGTTGCTGATATTGATGCTGACCAGTAAAGGCGTGGCGGGCGTTCCGCGGGCGTCGCTGGTAGTCATTGCAGGGACTATTGCTATGTTTGGCATCCCCGAAGCGGGTCTTGGCTTGCTGATTGGCATTGATCCATTATTAGACATGGGCCGCTCAGCCACCAACGTTCTGGGTAACGCTATGGCAACTGCGGTTGTCAGCAAATGGGAGGGGGAGCTGGGCGAGGAGCAACCAATGGTTGAGGAAGAATGA
- the rplU gene encoding 50S ribosomal protein L21 has translation MYAIVSIAGQQFKVAKDQQLFVHRLQGDEGASIEFDQVLLAENEGKFSLGEALSKAKVSAKIVSHVKGEKVIVFKKKRRKGYKKKNGHRQQFTKIEITGITL, from the coding sequence ATGTACGCAATAGTAAGTATAGCCGGACAGCAATTTAAAGTTGCAAAAGACCAGCAGCTTTTTGTACACCGTTTACAAGGAGATGAGGGCGCTAGTATTGAATTTGACCAAGTATTATTGGCTGAAAACGAAGGTAAATTCTCTTTAGGAGAAGCTTTATCTAAAGCAAAGGTTTCAGCTAAGATCGTGTCTCATGTTAAAGGTGAAAAAGTGATCGTTTTCAAAAAGAAACGCCGTAAAGGTTACAAAAAGAAAAATGGTCACCGCCAGCAATTCACTAAGATTGAAATTACCGGTATCACTTTATAA
- the rpmA gene encoding 50S ribosomal protein L27, with product MAHKKGAGSSRNGRESHSKRLGIKIFGGQPAIAGNIIVRQRGTKHNPDKNVGIGKDHTLFALIDGNVVFRKKADNRSYVSVLPFEAAPVAEVAAPAPKAKAEKAPAAPVAETSVAEAPAVEAAPVAEATEEAAPKAKKAPKAKPAADQE from the coding sequence ATGGCACACAAAAAAGGGGCCGGTAGTTCAAGAAACGGCCGCGAATCGCATAGTAAACGTTTAGGTATCAAGATATTTGGTGGTCAGCCTGCAATTGCCGGTAACATCATCGTACGTCAGCGTGGTACCAAACACAACCCTGATAAAAACGTAGGTATCGGTAAAGATCATACTTTATTTGCTTTGATAGACGGTAACGTTGTTTTCCGCAAAAAGGCAGATAACCGCTCATACGTTTCTGTATTACCTTTCGAGGCAGCACCTGTAGCAGAAGTTGCAGCGCCTGCACCGAAAGCTAAAGCAGAAAAAGCACCTGCTGCTCCAGTAGCTGAAACCTCTGTTGCAGAAGCTCCTGCAGTTGAGGCAGCACCGGTTGCTGAAGCTACAGAAGAAGCTGCTCCTAAAGCAAAGAAAGCTCCTAAAGCTAAGCCTGCTGCTGATCAAGAATAA
- a CDS encoding polyprenyl synthetase family protein codes for MTELKDLQLIIDEAVKKLNYPAQPADLYEPITYILSIGGKRLRPALLLMACDLFGGDINAAIPPALAIEVFHNFTLMHDDIMDNAPLRRGRETVHHKWNQNVGILSGDAMLVEGYKLMMQVDDRILRPVMEIFNTTATAVCEGQQIDMQFEEQDNVVIGDYLEMIRLKTAVVLGGALKIGALIGGADKQDADLLYRFGEQLGIAFQLQDDILDVYGDPEKFGKQVGGDIIANKKTFLLLKALETANNTKRTELESWLSKKDFNAIDKVAAITSIYNDLGIQNDAIAAMQTYADEAFAALEAINLPAERKQYLKDFADDLLVREK; via the coding sequence ATGACCGAACTTAAAGACCTGCAGCTCATTATTGACGAGGCAGTAAAAAAATTAAACTACCCCGCTCAGCCGGCAGATCTTTACGAACCTATCACCTATATTCTTTCCATCGGCGGCAAACGGCTAAGGCCTGCCCTGTTGTTAATGGCTTGCGACCTTTTTGGCGGCGACATAAACGCGGCCATCCCGCCTGCTCTAGCAATCGAGGTATTTCACAACTTCACATTAATGCATGACGACATTATGGACAACGCGCCCCTGCGCCGCGGCCGTGAAACCGTGCACCACAAGTGGAACCAAAACGTAGGCATCCTTTCGGGCGATGCCATGCTGGTTGAGGGCTATAAGCTAATGATGCAGGTAGATGACCGCATTCTGCGCCCGGTTATGGAGATATTTAACACCACGGCAACGGCGGTGTGCGAAGGCCAGCAGATTGATATGCAGTTTGAAGAGCAGGATAATGTTGTCATTGGAGACTACCTGGAAATGATCCGTCTTAAAACCGCTGTTGTACTGGGCGGCGCGCTTAAGATCGGCGCACTGATTGGAGGCGCCGATAAGCAAGACGCTGATCTGCTTTACCGTTTTGGCGAACAGTTAGGTATCGCGTTTCAATTACAGGACGATATCCTTGACGTGTACGGCGACCCGGAAAAATTTGGTAAGCAGGTGGGCGGCGATATTATCGCTAATAAGAAAACTTTTTTGCTGTTAAAAGCGCTTGAAACTGCAAACAATACAAAACGCACAGAACTGGAAAGCTGGCTGAGTAAAAAAGACTTTAACGCCATTGATAAAGTAGCAGCGATTACTTCGATATACAACGATTTAGGCATTCAGAATGATGCCATTGCGGCTATGCAAACCTATGCGGATGAGGCATTCGCGGCCTTAGAGGCGATAAACCTTCCGGCCGAACGCAAGCAATACCTTAAAGATTTTGCCGACGATCTGCTGGTAAGGGAGAAATGA